A region from the Stygiolobus caldivivus genome encodes:
- the tldD gene encoding zinc metalloprotease TldD, with protein MNSLLDYAQQLGATFADIRRIRVKELSLLVTEDREIVSTNGVDDGYSLRVLYKGNWGYFSSSKELTRDDVKDAVDSAVGDEKVNIVYLPPKHDKVEIKPKVELNKSVEEKMNDLKKLREKLIGLDNRIKSVSIRYHESEVRREYQSTDERDISMNYTIAGLSIVITAREGDSLASATFSRYTYMGYPIEVIGEENILETLKRRIENQFIGESVKADSYEVVLAPDVVGVFAHEAVGHLAEADLAINGILHPLRGKTIAPEFVNIIDSPVQNYASAIGVVTYDDEGVEGRDVYIIKNGVVNEYLTDRFYSAYLGQKPTGNARAEDFRNPVIVRMRNTFIAPGEHSYEEMIRDTRNGLLLVSPHGGQTSPDGTFQFGIQEGYVIRNGEIVRPTKLVGISGYTLETLKNITAISNKLDFWSGFCGKEGQSVPVGTGGAYVKVEKMKVGGVVG; from the coding sequence ATGAACTCGTTATTGGACTACGCCCAACAATTAGGTGCCACCTTTGCGGACATAAGGCGTATAAGGGTGAAAGAATTATCGCTCTTAGTAACGGAAGATAGAGAGATCGTCTCTACGAACGGTGTAGATGACGGGTATTCTTTAAGAGTTCTCTATAAGGGTAACTGGGGGTACTTTTCATCTAGTAAAGAGCTAACGAGGGACGACGTTAAGGACGCAGTAGATAGTGCTGTAGGGGACGAAAAGGTGAATATAGTATACTTACCCCCTAAACACGACAAGGTTGAAATCAAGCCAAAAGTGGAGCTAAATAAAAGCGTTGAAGAGAAGATGAACGACCTCAAGAAGTTGAGGGAGAAGCTAATAGGTCTTGATAACAGAATTAAGAGTGTTTCAATAAGGTATCACGAAAGTGAGGTAAGAAGGGAGTACCAGAGTACAGATGAAAGGGATATATCTATGAACTATACAATTGCTGGGCTTTCCATAGTAATTACTGCAAGAGAAGGAGATAGCTTAGCTTCTGCTACGTTTTCTAGGTACACTTACATGGGTTATCCTATTGAAGTGATAGGAGAGGAAAATATACTAGAGACGTTAAAGAGAAGGATAGAGAACCAGTTCATAGGTGAAAGTGTTAAGGCAGATAGTTATGAAGTAGTCCTTGCACCTGATGTAGTAGGTGTATTTGCACATGAAGCTGTAGGACATTTAGCTGAAGCAGATTTAGCAATAAACGGGATTTTACACCCCTTAAGGGGAAAAACTATAGCCCCGGAGTTTGTGAACATCATTGATTCTCCAGTTCAAAACTACGCGTCTGCAATAGGTGTTGTAACTTATGATGATGAAGGGGTTGAAGGGAGGGACGTATATATAATTAAGAACGGAGTTGTAAACGAGTATTTAACCGATAGATTTTACTCAGCATATTTGGGTCAAAAGCCTACGGGTAATGCGAGGGCTGAGGACTTCAGGAACCCGGTAATTGTTAGGATGAGAAATACATTCATAGCGCCCGGTGAACACTCATATGAAGAAATGATAAGGGATACAAGGAACGGGCTTTTACTGGTTTCACCACACGGAGGTCAAACGAGTCCTGATGGTACTTTTCAGTTCGGTATCCAAGAAGGATATGTGATAAGGAACGGGGAAATAGTTAGACCTACTAAGCTGGTCGGGATATCAGGGTACACATTGGAGACCCTAAAGAACATAACAGCTATCTCTAATAAGTTAGATTTTTGGTCGGGGTTCTGTGGTAAAGAGGGGCAATCTGTCCCAGTAGGGACAGGAGGAGCTTATGTAAAAGTAGAGAAGATGAAGGTGGGTGGTGTAGTTGGTTGA
- a CDS encoding CopG family ribbon-helix-helix protein, which yields MNVEKISVSIPKELYDRLEKYMQTSGVSDRSKIMQTALRDFLDENERDETYVIGIINIVYDNESTAKVTSVQHEYENKIISVLHVHRDEKCVEAVAVKGMKSELVDLVNKLASIKGVSKVKLIVSDVQNNSHA from the coding sequence ATGAATGTGGAAAAGATTAGCGTATCTATCCCAAAAGAACTTTACGATAGACTCGAAAAGTATATGCAGACTAGTGGTGTTAGCGATAGGAGTAAAATTATGCAAACCGCTTTAAGAGACTTCCTTGACGAAAACGAGAGGGATGAAACATATGTTATTGGCATTATTAACATCGTCTATGATAACGAAAGTACGGCTAAGGTTACCTCAGTGCAACATGAGTACGAGAATAAAATAATATCTGTCTTACACGTCCACAGGGACGAGAAGTGCGTTGAGGCAGTCGCAGTAAAAGGTATGAAGTCGGAACTTGTAGACTTAGTAAATAAGTTAGCGTCCATCAAAGGTGTGAGCAAAGTAAAGTTAATAGTGTCAGACGTGCAAAATAACTCGCATGCCTAA